From Mytilus galloprovincialis chromosome 9, xbMytGall1.hap1.1, whole genome shotgun sequence, the proteins below share one genomic window:
- the LOC143046449 gene encoding uncharacterized protein LOC143046449 — MTVQNCKQFCVKKGFKFAGVEYGYECFCGNDLRKDRKRKESDCKTPCSGKKRQTCGGPWRISIYTAPEDVDGEYVF, encoded by the exons ATGACAGTTCAAAACTGCAAACAGTTTTGTGTTAAAAAAGGATTCAAGTTTGCAGGTGTTGAG taTGGATACGAATGCTTTTGTGGAAATGATTTACGAAAAgacagaaaaagaaaagaaagtgaTTGTAAAACGCCATGCTCAGGCAAAAAACGTCAGACATGTGGTGGTCCATGGAGGATCTCTATTTATACAG CACCAGAGGATGTTGATGGTGAGTATGTTTTCTAA